In Fundidesulfovibrio magnetotacticus, the following are encoded in one genomic region:
- the cysQ gene encoding 3'(2'),5'-bisphosphate nucleotidase CysQ, with product MPSFDWDALCAVARLAGQAILQVYGTEFDVELKEDDSPITRADRASNEIILQSLAALHPDIPALSEESPKPPYPERSRWKRFWLVDPLDGTKEFVKRNGEFSVCLGLVEDRRPVFGVVYVPVKDILYAGGPGLGSVKVVGGERTALRVSPPEPGARVVAVGSRSHPDPRLEEFLSRYPEHELVSAGSALKFGLVAEGLAHIYPRFNPTWEWDTAAGHAVLLGAGGTFTNLEGGEFLYNKESLKNGGFIARA from the coding sequence ATGCCCTCTTTCGACTGGGACGCCCTCTGCGCCGTGGCCCGTCTGGCGGGCCAGGCCATCCTCCAGGTCTACGGAACCGAGTTCGACGTGGAGCTCAAGGAGGACGACTCGCCCATCACCCGCGCGGACCGCGCCTCCAACGAGATCATCCTGCAGTCGCTGGCCGCGCTGCACCCGGACATCCCGGCGCTCTCGGAGGAGTCGCCCAAGCCGCCCTACCCGGAGCGTTCACGCTGGAAGCGCTTCTGGCTGGTGGACCCCCTGGACGGCACCAAGGAGTTCGTGAAGCGTAACGGCGAGTTCTCGGTGTGTCTGGGTCTGGTGGAGGACCGGCGGCCGGTGTTCGGCGTGGTCTACGTGCCCGTGAAGGACATCCTCTACGCGGGCGGCCCTGGTCTGGGCAGCGTGAAGGTGGTGGGCGGGGAGCGCACGGCCCTGCGCGTGTCGCCCCCGGAGCCCGGGGCGCGCGTGGTGGCCGTGGGCAGCCGCTCGCACCCGGACCCCCGCCTGGAGGAGTTTCTTTCGCGCTATCCGGAGCACGAGTTGGTCTCGGCCGGGTCGGCGCTCAAGTTCGGGCTGGTGGCCGAGGGGCTGGCCCATATCTACCCGCGCTTCAACCCCACCTGGGAGTGGGACACCGCCGCCGGGCACGCGGTGCTGCTGGGCGCGGGCGGCACGTTCACGAACCTGGAGGGCGGGGAATTTCTTTACAACAAGGAGTCGCTCAAGAACGGGGGGTTCATCGCCCGGGCCTGA
- a CDS encoding ATP-binding cassette domain-containing protein — MSLEIILKDAVVSRAGRRLLDRVSWRLAPGARHLLTGDNGAGKSTLLALARGEIWPDQLPGGGFAGERTYIVDGHATMSPIPARARIRMAGAGLRDRYRAMGWNVSAWLVVVSGLTDSPLPSGRMGQAEEAAAREALADLGLERLAGRPFLELSQGQAMGVLLARALVAPPLGAPGRAPEWLFLDEAADGLDATSRRTLLDSLERLGARGLGVVLASHHDPGLEGCETLHLEQGRVVALPAVSSHGAHGPDASSADAAHGSASDPASAPAPIPCGPGGPEPVAVRPGHARPAPVLELQDASLVLSGREALSGVSWSVRPGEHWLVRGPNGAGKSSLLKLLGGDLYPTSGAVRRFGLPEHASLWDLRERMGLVSWEGQAQWPEGFSVEDALVSGFFGSHGLYDRPTPTMLQAARAWMERLGLAALAGRPMSTLSQGQARRAMIGRALAFDPPMLLLDEPLGGLDRRARRRVLDLMDALAAEGRQIVMVTHNAREVPRCITHVLTLERGRVVSAGPLAP, encoded by the coding sequence ATGAGTCTCGAGATCATCCTGAAGGACGCCGTGGTGAGCCGCGCGGGGCGCAGGCTTCTGGACCGCGTGAGCTGGCGGCTAGCCCCCGGCGCGCGCCATCTCCTCACGGGGGACAACGGGGCGGGCAAGTCCACCCTGCTGGCCCTGGCCCGGGGCGAAATCTGGCCCGACCAGCTGCCCGGCGGCGGCTTCGCCGGGGAGCGGACCTACATCGTGGACGGCCACGCCACCATGAGCCCCATCCCGGCCCGGGCGCGCATCCGCATGGCCGGGGCCGGGCTGCGCGACCGCTACCGCGCCATGGGCTGGAACGTCTCGGCCTGGCTGGTGGTGGTCTCCGGGCTCACGGATTCGCCGCTGCCCTCGGGGCGCATGGGGCAGGCCGAGGAGGCCGCCGCCCGGGAGGCCCTGGCCGACCTGGGTCTGGAACGTCTGGCGGGCAGGCCCTTCCTGGAACTCTCCCAGGGCCAGGCCATGGGCGTGCTGCTGGCCCGCGCCCTGGTGGCCCCGCCTTTGGGCGCACCAGGACGCGCCCCGGAATGGCTCTTCCTGGACGAGGCCGCAGACGGCCTGGACGCGACATCGCGCCGCACGCTCCTGGACTCCCTGGAGCGCCTGGGTGCGCGGGGCCTGGGCGTCGTGCTGGCCAGCCACCACGACCCGGGCCTGGAGGGCTGCGAAACGCTCCACCTGGAGCAGGGCCGCGTGGTCGCGCTCCCGGCCGTGTCGTCGCACGGCGCGCACGGGCCGGACGCGTCGTCGGCGGACGCCGCGCACGGCTCCGCGTCCGATCCGGCGTCCGCTCCGGCGCCGATACCGTGCGGTCCCGGCGGTCCCGAGCCCGTCGCGGTCCGGCCGGGACACGCCAGGCCCGCGCCCGTCCTGGAGCTTCAGGACGCAAGCCTCGTCCTCTCCGGGCGCGAGGCGCTCTCGGGCGTCTCCTGGAGCGTGCGCCCCGGCGAGCACTGGCTGGTGCGCGGCCCCAACGGGGCGGGCAAGTCGAGCCTGTTGAAGCTCCTCGGCGGGGACCTTTACCCCACCTCCGGCGCGGTCCGGCGCTTCGGGCTGCCCGAACACGCCAGCCTCTGGGACCTGCGGGAGCGCATGGGCCTGGTCTCCTGGGAGGGGCAGGCCCAATGGCCCGAGGGCTTCAGCGTGGAAGACGCCCTGGTCTCGGGCTTCTTCGGCAGCCACGGCCTCTACGACCGCCCCACGCCGACCATGCTCCAGGCCGCCCGCGCCTGGATGGAGCGCCTGGGGCTGGCCGCCCTGGCCGGACGCCCCATGTCCACCCTCTCCCAGGGGCAGGCCCGGCGGGCCATGATCGGGCGCGCCCTGGCCTTCGATCCGCCCATGCTCCTGCTGGACGAGCCCCTGGGCGGCCTGGACCGCCGCGCGCGCCGCCGGGTGCTGGACCTCATGGACGCCCTGGCCGCCGAAGGCCGCCAGATCGTGATGGTCACGCACAACGCGCGCGAGGTTCCCCGCTGCATCACCCACGTGCTGACCCTGGAGCGCGGGCGCGTCGTCTCGGCGGGTCCCCTCGCCCCCTGA
- a CDS encoding response regulator has product MSTCSVLLVDDEAEFIETLAKRLTRRGLKVHLAFSGQEALDFLAANEADVAVLDVKMPGMDGIEALQKIKALKPGLEVLMLTAHANVEVAMRGMELGAFDYLMKPVELEELLCKIQDANKKKCLQQ; this is encoded by the coding sequence GTGAGCACGTGCAGCGTATTGTTGGTGGACGACGAGGCCGAATTCATCGAAACCCTGGCCAAGCGCCTGACGCGGCGCGGGCTCAAGGTGCACCTGGCCTTCTCGGGCCAGGAGGCCCTGGACTTCCTTGCCGCCAACGAGGCCGACGTGGCCGTGCTGGACGTGAAGATGCCCGGCATGGACGGCATCGAGGCCCTTCAGAAGATCAAGGCCCTCAAGCCCGGGCTGGAGGTGCTCATGCTCACCGCCCACGCCAACGTGGAGGTGGCCATGCGCGGCATGGAACTCGGCGCGTTCGACTACCTCATGAAGCCCGTCGAGCTTGAAGAGCTGCTCTGCAAGATTCAGGACGCCAACAAGAAGAAGTGCCTCCAACAGTGA
- a CDS encoding PEP/pyruvate-binding domain-containing protein — MFTRLKTFFSSLIGGHHQGEGMSDEEILAEFKKRYHNFRLLLTANKKTLMIMSEMEQALRGASVFGMSFVRSQATAASVNVYRIVKHLSEIAPGKYDALFERLKDIQAQIAAVLDRQPQTAATELVLPLEAVDRAHADQVGSKMANLGDIMARVGLPVPPGFAVTALAYSRFMRDTGLGDEINRLIQAVGADDHATLLPLCSQIQQMIQNAKLPPDVAEAILKAYLELEARTEPDVRVSMRSSALGEDAMGQSFAGQFRSVLGVSAEELLIAYKEIVASKYSPQAVTYRMAKGIPNEDVAMCVGCMAMVKARSGGVIYSRNPLSIRDDEIFIHSAWGLAKTVVDGAVASDLFVARRGDPPRLTEQRIACKDRVYLCDPVEGVCRHEEAGEAACAPSLTDEEALRLASMAIRLDEVYAEPLDIEWAMDQERNIFLLQCRPLQQIEAGRAKRPPGQFGKPLAAGGVTGSPGVAAGTVHVVARDLDMLTFPEGGVVLAADAAPRWATLLSRASALVCERGSVAGHLSNVAREFGVPALMGMEGAVAALSGKGEVTVDADGLAVYPGRVESLLALAPKRETPQAQSPMHAILREVLDIVAPLNLLDPSVPEFSPENCLTLHDITRFCHEKSVTEMFRFGQDFQFSKRASKQLKYRVPMKWWFVNLDDGFTREITGKYVTMEEIACEPVLSLWEGFVAVPWAGPPPVDAAGLLHIVAHSTVNRNLTHGGDSEYAQGNYFMISRHYMCLSSRFGYHFCTVEALVDEREHENYVSFQFKGGAAEQGRRALRAKFVGEVLENYNFRVEIQGDEMRAVYAKGPMDLMLDRLRVIGYLLMHTRQIDMVMTNEAMVEGFRQKFAKDIGDILRQAAERHMTEVMREMA; from the coding sequence GTGTTCACACGCTTAAAGACCTTCTTCTCCAGCCTCATCGGCGGCCACCATCAAGGCGAGGGCATGTCCGACGAGGAGATCCTTGCCGAATTCAAGAAGCGCTACCACAATTTCCGACTGCTGCTCACGGCCAACAAGAAGACGCTCATGATCATGAGCGAGATGGAGCAGGCCCTGCGCGGTGCCTCCGTCTTCGGCATGAGCTTCGTGCGCTCCCAGGCCACCGCCGCCTCGGTGAACGTCTACCGCATCGTCAAGCACCTCTCCGAGATCGCCCCCGGAAAGTACGACGCCCTTTTCGAGCGCCTCAAGGACATCCAGGCCCAGATCGCCGCCGTGCTGGACCGCCAGCCCCAGACCGCCGCCACCGAACTGGTGCTCCCCCTGGAGGCCGTGGACCGCGCCCACGCGGACCAGGTGGGCTCCAAGATGGCCAACCTGGGCGACATCATGGCCCGCGTGGGGCTGCCCGTGCCCCCGGGCTTCGCCGTCACCGCCCTGGCCTACAGCCGCTTCATGCGCGACACCGGCCTTGGCGACGAGATCAACCGCCTCATCCAGGCCGTTGGCGCGGACGACCACGCCACCCTGCTGCCACTGTGCTCGCAGATCCAGCAGATGATCCAGAACGCCAAGCTGCCCCCCGACGTGGCCGAAGCCATCCTCAAGGCCTACCTGGAACTGGAAGCCAGGACCGAACCCGACGTGCGCGTCTCCATGCGCTCCAGCGCTCTGGGCGAGGACGCCATGGGCCAGTCCTTCGCGGGGCAGTTCCGCAGCGTGCTGGGCGTCTCGGCCGAGGAACTGCTCATCGCCTACAAGGAGATCGTGGCCAGCAAGTACAGCCCCCAGGCCGTCACCTACCGCATGGCCAAGGGGATCCCCAACGAGGACGTGGCCATGTGCGTGGGCTGCATGGCCATGGTCAAGGCGCGCAGCGGCGGCGTTATCTACTCGCGCAACCCCCTCTCCATCCGCGACGACGAAATCTTCATCCATTCCGCCTGGGGCCTGGCCAAGACCGTGGTGGACGGGGCCGTGGCCTCCGACCTTTTCGTGGCCAGGCGAGGCGACCCGCCCCGCCTGACCGAACAGCGCATCGCCTGCAAGGACAGGGTCTACCTCTGCGACCCCGTGGAAGGCGTCTGCCGCCACGAGGAGGCCGGAGAGGCCGCCTGCGCCCCCAGCCTCACCGACGAGGAGGCCCTGCGCCTGGCCTCCATGGCCATCCGGCTCGACGAGGTGTACGCCGAGCCCCTGGACATCGAATGGGCCATGGACCAGGAGCGCAACATCTTCCTGCTCCAGTGCCGCCCGCTCCAGCAGATAGAGGCCGGCCGGGCCAAACGCCCCCCGGGGCAGTTCGGAAAACCCCTCGCGGCCGGGGGCGTCACGGGCAGCCCGGGCGTGGCGGCCGGCACGGTCCACGTGGTGGCGCGCGACCTGGACATGCTCACCTTCCCCGAGGGCGGCGTGGTCCTGGCCGCGGACGCGGCCCCGCGCTGGGCCACCCTCCTGTCCCGGGCCTCGGCCCTGGTGTGCGAGCGCGGCAGCGTGGCGGGGCACCTCTCCAACGTGGCGCGCGAGTTCGGCGTGCCCGCCCTCATGGGCATGGAGGGCGCGGTGGCGGCGCTCTCGGGCAAGGGCGAGGTCACGGTGGACGCCGACGGCCTGGCCGTCTACCCCGGCCGGGTGGAGTCCCTGCTGGCCCTGGCCCCCAAGCGCGAGACGCCCCAGGCCCAGTCGCCCATGCACGCCATCCTGCGCGAAGTGCTCGACATCGTGGCACCCCTGAACCTCCTGGACCCTTCCGTGCCGGAGTTCTCGCCGGAAAACTGCCTGACGCTCCACGACATCACCCGCTTCTGCCACGAAAAATCCGTGACCGAGATGTTCCGCTTCGGGCAGGATTTCCAGTTCTCCAAGCGCGCCTCCAAGCAGCTCAAGTACCGGGTGCCCATGAAGTGGTGGTTCGTGAACCTGGACGACGGCTTCACCCGCGAAATCACGGGCAAGTACGTCACCATGGAGGAGATCGCCTGCGAGCCGGTGCTCTCGCTCTGGGAGGGCTTCGTGGCCGTGCCCTGGGCCGGGCCGCCGCCGGTGGACGCGGCCGGGCTTCTGCACATCGTGGCCCACTCCACCGTGAACCGCAACCTCACCCACGGCGGAGACTCGGAGTACGCCCAGGGCAACTATTTCATGATCTCAAGGCACTACATGTGCCTGAGTTCGCGCTTCGGCTACCACTTCTGCACCGTGGAGGCCCTGGTGGACGAGCGCGAACACGAGAACTACGTGAGCTTCCAGTTCAAGGGCGGCGCGGCCGAACAGGGCAGGCGCGCCCTGCGCGCAAAGTTCGTGGGCGAGGTGCTCGAGAACTACAACTTCCGCGTGGAGATCCAGGGCGACGAGATGCGCGCTGTCTACGCCAAGGGGCCCATGGACCTCATGCTCGACCGCCTGCGCGTGATCGGCTACCTGCTCATGCACACGCGCCAGATCGACATGGTGATGACCAACGAGGCCATGGTGGAAGGCTTCCGCCAGAAGTTCGCCAAGGACATCGGAGACATCCTGCGCCAGGCCGCCGAGCGCCACATGACCGAGGTGATGCGCGAGATGGCCTGA
- a CDS encoding DMT family transporter, producing MRTAWFWLVVAGLFEVGWPVGLKMAQTPGKVALGVALAVACMGLSGWLLWLAQKSIPMGTAYAVWTGIGAAGTFLVGVAFHGDPAGLARVAGVGLIVAGVALLKLAS from the coding sequence ATGCGTACGGCGTGGTTCTGGCTGGTGGTGGCGGGGCTGTTCGAGGTGGGCTGGCCGGTGGGCCTCAAGATGGCCCAGACGCCGGGCAAGGTGGCCCTGGGCGTGGCCCTGGCCGTGGCGTGCATGGGGCTCTCGGGGTGGCTCCTGTGGCTGGCGCAGAAGTCCATCCCCATGGGCACGGCCTACGCCGTGTGGACGGGCATAGGCGCCGCGGGCACGTTCCTGGTGGGCGTGGCCTTCCACGGCGACCCGGCGGGCCTGGCGCGCGTGGCGGGGGTGGGGCTCATCGTGGCGGGGGTGGCGCTTCTGAAGCTGGCCTCGTGA
- a CDS encoding sensor histidine kinase encodes MKTVDFKRLRLTIILCTLGFSLLPLLVLGLTVKHRFAVGYQEALQGNLRTLVESKRNAIDLFLTERQAQVATLASALTLEEASDKENLERVFSQLQATSRYYIDLGVIGMDGNHLAYAGPYDLSGRNYKNEDWFAKVTAKGVYVSDVFLGFRQYPHIIIAVLRREGGKSWILRATIDSDIFESFVKRVQMGRTGDAFLVNEKLVLQTSPRFGGHVLEDMHLPFRVDGRFQGLRVEQMEVNHRPFLYGWTWLENKDWLLVIREDPVGELRPLFDAEYLVWVLMAGGVAVIVAGTVLVTNSMVGRLEKAEREMAALDASLTQSGKMAALGKMAAGVAHEINNPLAIIREQAGWIKDLLEESELAATPQHKELSESVHRIEHHVERAKNVTHRMLGFARRMEPVMQSVDVNKLLAETVQFLKTEALLRNIDIRQDFAEHLPPTNSDPTQLQQVLLNLIDNAIDAVGKNGRIVLTTRLKQDSNELRVTVADTGCGIPPDKLDKIFDPFFTTKKPGEGTGLGLSISFGIIEKLGGRITVQSVVGQGTTFDVYVPAA; translated from the coding sequence GTGAAAACCGTCGATTTCAAGCGCCTGCGCCTGACCATCATCCTCTGCACCCTGGGCTTTTCCCTGCTGCCCTTGCTGGTGCTGGGCCTCACGGTGAAGCACCGCTTCGCCGTGGGCTACCAGGAGGCCCTCCAGGGCAACCTGCGCACCCTGGTGGAAAGCAAGCGCAACGCCATCGACCTCTTCCTCACCGAGCGCCAGGCCCAGGTGGCCACCCTGGCCAGCGCCCTCACCCTGGAAGAGGCCTCGGACAAGGAAAACCTCGAACGCGTCTTCTCCCAGCTCCAGGCCACCTCCCGCTACTACATCGACCTGGGCGTGATCGGCATGGACGGCAACCACCTGGCCTACGCCGGACCCTACGACCTCTCCGGACGCAACTACAAGAACGAGGACTGGTTCGCCAAGGTGACGGCCAAGGGCGTCTACGTCTCCGACGTGTTCCTGGGCTTCCGGCAATACCCCCACATCATCATCGCGGTGCTGCGCCGCGAGGGCGGCAAATCCTGGATTCTGCGCGCCACCATCGATTCCGACATCTTCGAGTCCTTCGTCAAGCGCGTCCAGATGGGGCGCACCGGCGACGCCTTCCTGGTCAACGAGAAGCTCGTGCTCCAGACCAGCCCGCGCTTCGGCGGCCACGTCCTGGAGGACATGCACCTGCCCTTCCGCGTGGACGGCCGCTTCCAGGGCCTGCGCGTGGAGCAGATGGAGGTGAACCACCGCCCCTTCCTCTACGGCTGGACCTGGCTCGAAAACAAGGACTGGCTCCTGGTGATCCGCGAAGACCCCGTGGGCGAACTGCGCCCCCTTTTCGACGCCGAATACCTCGTCTGGGTGCTCATGGCCGGGGGCGTGGCCGTGATCGTCGCGGGAACGGTGCTCGTCACCAACTCCATGGTGGGCAGGCTCGAGAAGGCCGAACGCGAGATGGCCGCCCTGGACGCGAGCCTCACCCAGTCCGGCAAGATGGCCGCCCTGGGCAAGATGGCCGCGGGGGTGGCCCACGAGATCAACAACCCCCTGGCCATCATCCGCGAGCAGGCCGGATGGATCAAGGACCTCCTCGAGGAATCCGAACTGGCCGCCACGCCACAGCACAAGGAGCTCTCCGAGTCGGTGCACCGCATCGAGCACCACGTGGAGCGCGCCAAGAACGTCACCCACCGCATGCTGGGCTTCGCGCGGCGCATGGAACCCGTCATGCAGTCCGTGGACGTGAACAAGCTCCTGGCCGAGACGGTGCAGTTCCTCAAGACCGAGGCGCTCCTGCGCAACATCGACATCCGCCAGGACTTCGCGGAGCACCTGCCACCCACCAACTCCGACCCCACCCAGCTCCAGCAGGTGCTCCTGAACCTCATTGACAACGCCATCGACGCCGTGGGCAAGAACGGGCGCATCGTGCTCACCACGCGCCTCAAGCAGGATTCCAACGAACTGCGCGTCACCGTGGCCGACACCGGGTGCGGCATCCCCCCCGACAAGCTCGACAAGATCTTCGACCCCTTCTTCACCACCAAGAAACCCGGTGAGGGCACGGGGCTCGGACTTTCCATCTCGTTTGGCATCATCGAAAAACTCGGCGGGCGCATCACCGTGCAAAGCGTCGTGGGACAGGGCACCACCTTCGACGTTTACGTTCCGGCCGCCTGA
- a CDS encoding response regulator has product MGTARILVVDDERDYNETIVKRLARRGFLPQSAFSGQQALEALGRDPFDVVLLDILMPGMDGIETLREIKKRFPGPEVILLTGHASVESGVQGMSIGANAYLLKPVDFEELLAAIDQAHERKLLGADTR; this is encoded by the coding sequence ATGGGTACGGCACGCATCCTCGTGGTCGACGACGAGCGCGACTACAACGAGACCATCGTCAAGCGCCTGGCCCGGCGCGGCTTCCTGCCCCAGTCCGCCTTTTCCGGGCAGCAGGCCCTGGAGGCCCTCGGCCGCGACCCCTTCGACGTGGTGCTCCTGGACATCCTCATGCCAGGCATGGACGGCATCGAAACCCTGCGCGAGATCAAGAAGCGCTTCCCCGGCCCCGAGGTCATCCTGCTCACGGGCCACGCCTCCGTGGAGTCCGGCGTGCAGGGCATGTCCATCGGCGCCAACGCCTACCTCCTCAAGCCCGTGGACTTCGAGGAACTCCTCGCCGCCATAGACCAGGCCCATGAACGCAAACTCCTCGGCGCGGACACCCGCTAG
- a CDS encoding sensor histidine kinase produces the protein MNANSSARTPASPGLSFLLAAGLVLAAAIAPMPWAVAPAFFAALAFWRARKNLAERLERSESQKCALDEQLFQSQKLAAIGEVASGIAHEINNPLAVITQESEWLGHLLAQERPPLEEARQSLAAIQTQVNRCADITHNLLNLARTWKPIRQPADLNRLTEDMARLAEREALAKHVSLARNYQENIPRIPLDPPLYRQAILNLLVNAVQAAGENGRVAVSTGWDPDRKHVFTRVEDDGPGIRPEHLGRIFDPFFTTKSPGKGTGLGLSITHRIVDRLGGRITAASPPGHGAVFTITLPLDNTENAP, from the coding sequence ATGAACGCAAACTCCTCGGCGCGGACACCCGCTAGCCCCGGCCTGTCCTTCCTCCTGGCCGCCGGGCTCGTCCTGGCCGCCGCCATCGCGCCCATGCCCTGGGCCGTCGCGCCCGCTTTTTTCGCCGCCCTGGCCTTCTGGCGCGCCCGAAAGAACCTCGCCGAACGCCTCGAACGCTCCGAATCGCAGAAGTGCGCCCTGGACGAACAGCTCTTCCAGTCCCAGAAGCTCGCCGCCATCGGGGAGGTGGCCTCCGGCATCGCCCACGAGATCAACAACCCCCTGGCCGTCATCACCCAGGAATCCGAATGGCTGGGCCACCTGCTCGCCCAGGAACGCCCGCCCCTGGAAGAGGCCCGCCAGAGCCTCGCCGCCATCCAGACCCAGGTGAACCGCTGCGCCGACATCACCCACAACCTGCTCAACCTCGCCCGCACCTGGAAGCCCATCCGCCAGCCCGCCGACCTCAACCGCCTCACCGAGGACATGGCGCGACTGGCCGAACGCGAAGCCCTGGCCAAACACGTGAGTCTCGCCCGGAACTACCAGGAGAACATCCCCAGAATCCCCCTGGACCCCCCGCTCTACCGCCAGGCCATCCTCAACCTGCTGGTCAACGCCGTGCAGGCCGCGGGGGAGAACGGCCGCGTCGCCGTCTCCACCGGCTGGGACCCCGACCGCAAGCACGTCTTCACCCGCGTGGAGGACGACGGACCGGGCATCAGGCCCGAACACCTCGGGCGCATCTTCGACCCCTTCTTCACCACCAAGTCGCCCGGCAAGGGCACGGGCCTGGGCCTTTCCATCACGCACCGCATCGTGGACCGCCTCGGCGGACGCATCACCGCCGCCAGCCCCCCAGGACACGGCGCGGTCTTCACCATCACACTCCCCCTGGACAACACGGAGAACGCCCCATGA
- a CDS encoding response regulator, translated as MNTPVRLLCVDDEERFVTTLAKLLTLRNMQVTTALSGEDALERFQPGLFDVALLDVKMPGISGVELLTELKRRDPDLEIIILTGHASVDIAADIMSRGGADYLLKPCPTADVEAKIISAMERRAARAG; from the coding sequence ATGAACACCCCCGTTCGCCTCCTCTGCGTGGACGACGAGGAGCGCTTCGTCACCACCCTCGCCAAGCTCCTCACCCTGCGCAACATGCAGGTCACCACCGCCCTCTCCGGAGAGGACGCCCTGGAACGCTTCCAGCCCGGACTCTTCGACGTGGCCCTCCTGGACGTGAAAATGCCCGGCATCTCCGGCGTGGAACTGCTCACGGAGCTCAAACGCCGCGACCCGGACCTGGAGATCATCATCCTCACCGGGCACGCCTCCGTGGACATCGCCGCCGACATCATGAGCCGGGGCGGCGCGGACTACCTGCTCAAACCCTGCCCAACCGCCGACGTGGAGGCCAAGATCATCTCCGCCATGGAGCGCCGCGCCGCCCGAGCCGGGTGA
- a CDS encoding CBS domain-containing protein, which yields MYVGLKMLKSFQTVTPKTPVLQAQKLLDQADLWMLLVTDGDRLVGYLRSEDISAALPSVMTTLDKHEALYLVSKLTVDKIMRRDITTVPPELEIEAAADIMCKKNLAGLAVTDARGALVGYISRTVMLEVFVEEMGFRDGGSRLVVEVEDRRGVLHELSGIVLEHGVSIISTGTFYHDGQRMVVLRLACDDASPIAAAIQQRGYRLMCAADFVAEWIRQ from the coding sequence ATGTACGTCGGACTCAAAATGCTCAAGTCCTTCCAGACCGTCACGCCCAAGACCCCGGTGCTCCAGGCCCAGAAGCTCCTGGATCAGGCCGACCTCTGGATGCTCCTGGTCACCGATGGCGATCGCCTGGTGGGCTATCTGCGCTCCGAGGACATCTCCGCCGCCCTGCCCTCGGTGATGACCACCCTGGACAAGCACGAGGCCCTCTATCTTGTGAGCAAGCTCACGGTGGACAAGATCATGCGCCGCGACATCACCACCGTGCCGCCGGAACTGGAGATCGAGGCCGCCGCCGACATCATGTGCAAGAAGAACCTCGCCGGGCTGGCCGTCACCGACGCCAGGGGCGCGCTGGTGGGCTACATCAGCCGCACCGTGATGCTCGAGGTGTTCGTGGAGGAGATGGGCTTCCGCGACGGCGGCTCGCGCCTCGTGGTGGAGGTGGAGGACCGCCGGGGCGTGCTCCACGAGCTCTCCGGCATCGTCCTGGAGCACGGCGTCTCCATCATCTCCACCGGCACCTTCTACCACGACGGACAGCGCATGGTGGTGCTGCGCCTGGCCTGCGACGACGCCTCGCCCATCGCCGCCGCCATCCAGCAGCGCGGCTACCGCCTCATGTGCGCCGCCGACTTCGTGGCCGAGTGGATCCGCCAATGA
- a CDS encoding ABC transporter ATP-binding protein, whose protein sequence is MNLLAVEGVTLTFHAVAALMDVSFTVPEGRIVSLIGPNGAGKTSMLNCVSGRYRPDKGSITLDGRELLGVPAHKRTSLGLSRTFQNIALFKGLSVLDNLMLGRHSRMEYGLLASLFYLGKARRQEDAHRRRVEDVIDFLNLSPYRHQAAGRLPYGVQKRVELGRALAAEPRLILLDEPMAGMNLEETEDMARYILDINEEWGATVLLVEHDMGVVMDVSHKVVVLDFGRVLAEGTPAEVSADPAVVAAYLGSEDAVFLGR, encoded by the coding sequence ATGAACCTGCTGGCCGTGGAGGGCGTCACCCTCACCTTCCATGCCGTGGCGGCCCTGATGGACGTGAGCTTCACCGTGCCGGAAGGCCGGATCGTCTCCCTCATCGGCCCCAACGGCGCGGGCAAGACGAGCATGCTCAACTGCGTGAGCGGCCGCTACCGCCCGGACAAGGGCTCCATCACCCTGGACGGGCGCGAGCTCCTGGGCGTGCCCGCCCACAAGCGCACCAGCCTTGGGCTCTCGCGCACCTTCCAGAACATCGCCCTCTTCAAGGGCCTCTCCGTGCTGGACAACCTCATGCTCGGGCGGCACTCGCGCATGGAATACGGCCTGCTGGCCAGCCTCTTCTACCTGGGCAAGGCCCGCCGCCAGGAGGACGCCCACCGCCGCCGCGTGGAGGACGTGATCGACTTCCTCAACCTCTCCCCCTACCGCCACCAGGCCGCCGGACGCCTGCCCTACGGCGTGCAGAAGCGCGTGGAGCTGGGACGCGCCCTGGCCGCCGAGCCCCGGCTCATCCTCCTGGACGAGCCCATGGCCGGCATGAACCTGGAGGAAACCGAGGACATGGCCCGCTACATCCTGGACATCAACGAGGAATGGGGCGCAACCGTGCTCCTGGTGGAGCACGACATGGGCGTGGTGATGGATGTCTCCCACAAGGTGGTGGTGCTGGACTTCGGCCGCGTGCTGGCCGAGGGAACCCCCGCCGAGGTGAGTGCTGACCCGGCCGTGGTGGCCGCCTACCTGGGCAGCGAAGACGCCGTGTTCCTGGGGCGCTAG